The Streptomyces clavuligerus genome includes a region encoding these proteins:
- a CDS encoding DUF11 domain-containing protein has translation MHSRVLPPDPRPPLSVRGFGPALAVVLVILLAAAGIAAPASVAAPAAPHAGPENPTAYVVNYRGRSVTVIDTVTGATTATIDLGKTTTSIAITPDGTRAYVTHGDDKAISEIDTASNTVTATFPFGTFPYDIEITPDGTRAYVADNTGAAVRVLDLATRTQTASIPAEGDPVAVAITPDGKEVYAGSNGNGLVRVIDTATDTVTATIDAGGDGGATSALAIAPDGRRAYVTDPRSDRTAVLDTATRTRVATVPGSRPTAVTVSADNARAYVANGNARTVSVIDTATSAITATIPAGATPRGLALTPGGQDLYIANAGSWNVMVADTATNTVTATHTTGAEPVSVAITPAPAPPPAADLQVALAATPAPGLAGRIDYTLTVTNHGPAPLTSATVTTTLTPAGRPTTTAPGCTTTPNAVTCSIDTLAAGASTTRAFRLPVGLLALGASYQATATRTTSTPTDPDPANDTATRTCTATTSLIIRCT, from the coding sequence GTGCACTCCCGTGTTCTTCCCCCGGACCCCCGCCCGCCCCTATCGGTACGGGGCTTCGGACCGGCCCTGGCGGTGGTCCTGGTGATACTGCTCGCGGCGGCGGGCATCGCGGCCCCCGCCTCCGTCGCGGCCCCGGCGGCTCCCCACGCCGGCCCGGAGAACCCGACAGCCTATGTGGTCAACTACCGCGGGCGCAGTGTGACCGTGATCGACACGGTCACCGGTGCCACGACCGCCACCATCGATCTGGGGAAGACGACGACCAGCATCGCGATCACCCCCGACGGAACCCGCGCCTACGTCACCCACGGCGACGACAAGGCCATCTCGGAGATCGACACCGCGAGCAACACCGTCACCGCCACCTTCCCGTTCGGGACCTTCCCCTACGACATCGAGATCACCCCGGACGGCACCCGGGCCTATGTCGCCGACAACACCGGTGCCGCGGTGAGGGTCCTGGACCTGGCCACCCGTACCCAGACGGCCAGCATCCCCGCCGAGGGCGATCCGGTCGCCGTCGCCATCACCCCCGACGGCAAGGAGGTCTACGCCGGAAGCAACGGGAACGGCCTTGTGCGGGTGATCGACACCGCCACCGACACGGTCACCGCCACCATCGACGCCGGCGGCGATGGCGGCGCGACCTCGGCCCTCGCCATCGCCCCGGACGGCCGCCGCGCCTACGTCACGGACCCCCGCAGCGACAGGACCGCGGTCCTGGACACCGCCACCCGCACCCGCGTCGCCACGGTCCCCGGCAGCCGCCCCACCGCCGTCACCGTCTCCGCCGACAACGCCCGCGCCTACGTGGCCAACGGCAACGCGAGGACGGTCTCCGTCATCGACACCGCCACCAGCGCGATCACCGCCACCATCCCGGCCGGCGCCACGCCCCGGGGCCTCGCGCTCACCCCCGGCGGACAGGATCTGTACATCGCGAACGCGGGCAGTTGGAACGTCATGGTGGCCGACACCGCCACCAACACCGTCACCGCGACCCACACCACGGGCGCCGAACCGGTCAGCGTGGCGATCACCCCCGCCCCCGCGCCGCCGCCCGCCGCCGACCTCCAGGTCGCACTCGCCGCCACCCCCGCCCCCGGCCTGGCAGGCCGGATCGACTACACCCTCACCGTCACCAACCACGGCCCCGCCCCGCTCACCTCCGCCACCGTCACCACCACCCTCACCCCCGCCGGCAGGCCCACCACCACCGCACCCGGCTGCACCACCACACCCAACGCCGTGACCTGCTCCATCGACACCCTCGCCGCCGGAGCGAGCACGACCCGCGCCTTCCGCCTCCCCGTCGGGCTCCTCGCCCTCGGCGCCTCCTACCAGGCCACCGCCACCCGCACCACCAGCACCCCCACCGACCCCGACCCCGCCAACGACACCGCCACCCGCACCTGCACCGCCACCACCTCCCTCATCATCCGCTGCACCTGA
- a CDS encoding WD40 repeat domain-containing protein has product MHPDAGPVARFAGDLRQLRAQAGAPSYRLLARRAHYSPSTLAEAAKGHRLPTLEVAVALAAACGGDRDEWTARWRAAAAAQAPASSSASPRGGPPTAAGSLDPGQCPYPGLAPFGAEDAAYFFGRGALVEQLSTMVTATGQTGASHGPIALFGASGSGKSSLVRAGLLPGLDNTVWRCATFTPGPDPLGALAGSVAALTGVDARGLREGFAATDPTAATDATDAIDSPGPARSAALTASSITSITSTPRTTPTTSLHRALTGSLPSATRALLVIDQFEEVFTMGAPARERDIFVRLVAEAARGCGDRLRVLIVARSDFYTHCSRHPHLVAALRAGSHLPIGPPTGDELHAAIVGPARLAGLTVESALVGALRTDTADQPGALALLAHALRETCLRRTGDRLSLADYHATGGVRGAVAQSAELLYARRGPAEQRLMRALFLRLTALGDGTDDTRRRIDRHELEGLAAPADLDRLLDELARARLVVLGSSGHATTHTTHDAQATGDARTAPTARTVDIAHEAVIAAWPRLRRWLLDGRDALRVHRRVTQAADLWHESGQDRSTLYRGGQLGAALTWAREHPGDLNEQETAFLAAGRSAHRRRRWAARALVAVVTALALLATLQAVLAERSAREATRQRDLALSQSVAAQASALRATDPALSARLGLAAYRVAPTVAARSTLLSGFAAPYATRLTGHRDHVNSVAFAPAGPGGPGGTLAATASRDRTAVLWDTRDPHRPHRLGTLRGHTANVTSAVFTPDGNGLATTGWDERTLLWDVTRPAAPRVRAELTGHTDDVNTAAFSPDGRLLATGSTDNTVRVWDLEDLEVSAVSEESEKLDKSGKPEEWGDPARTARPRPLATLRGHRDTVVSAAFAPDGHTLATGDWKGGVRLWDLSRPAAPRALAELPPVGGPVRATFAPAGNLLVTAGQDRTVRLWDLTDPRHPRRTAALGGHTDTVRDLRVSPDGTRLATVAADRTVRLWPLRDGRVTGEPRVLTGHTNAVVAADFSPDGRFLATASDDRTARVWDLASLGLTGHTDAVYGVALHPGGRLAATGSFDRTVRLWSVTAPGDHRPGARLTGHGSAVNDVAFNRTGTLLASASADHTVRLWHATDPARPRPATVLREHTDAVNTAAFDSQGRGTLLLTGGTDRAARLWDTANPAHPRLLSRLTGHTDGIDAALLRGPLAVTASADRTVRLWDVTDPARPRPTAVLRAHADAVKSIALSPDGRHLATASADGTIRLWDLGDRAHPRPPRTLTGHTDTVHAVAFSADGHRLASAGADHAVRVWSLRTGSDPRPYATLTGHRDTVYALAFAARGDTLLTGGQDGVALLWTLDTGEASRWVCETAVATQQEKQGVWRTHLPETAVRALC; this is encoded by the coding sequence GTGCATCCGGACGCGGGGCCGGTGGCGCGGTTCGCCGGGGACCTGCGGCAGTTGCGGGCACAGGCCGGGGCGCCGAGCTATCGGCTGCTGGCCCGGCGCGCGCATTACTCGCCGAGCACCTTGGCCGAGGCCGCCAAGGGCCATCGGCTGCCCACGCTGGAGGTGGCGGTGGCCCTCGCCGCGGCGTGCGGTGGCGACCGCGACGAGTGGACCGCCCGCTGGCGGGCGGCGGCAGCGGCGCAGGCCCCGGCGAGTTCTTCGGCGTCCCCGAGGGGCGGGCCTCCGACGGCTGCGGGGAGCCTCGACCCCGGTCAGTGCCCCTACCCCGGGCTCGCGCCCTTCGGCGCGGAGGACGCCGCCTATTTCTTCGGTCGGGGCGCTCTCGTGGAGCAGTTGTCCACCATGGTGACCGCGACCGGGCAAACCGGCGCCTCCCATGGTCCGATCGCACTGTTCGGCGCCTCAGGGAGCGGTAAGTCCTCCCTGGTCCGCGCCGGTCTGCTGCCCGGCTTGGACAACACCGTCTGGCGCTGCGCCACGTTCACCCCGGGCCCTGACCCCTTGGGTGCCCTGGCCGGGTCGGTGGCCGCACTCACCGGGGTGGACGCGCGGGGCCTGCGGGAGGGTTTCGCCGCCACCGATCCGACCGCCGCCACCGATGCGACCGATGCGATCGATTCGCCCGGCCCGGCCCGGTCAGCCGCCCTCACCGCCTCCTCCATCACCTCCATCACATCCACGCCCCGTACGACCCCCACCACGTCCCTCCACCGGGCGCTGACCGGCAGCCTCCCGAGCGCCACCCGCGCACTCCTCGTCATCGACCAGTTCGAGGAGGTGTTCACCATGGGTGCCCCGGCCCGGGAACGGGACATCTTCGTGCGGCTGGTCGCGGAGGCCGCGCGGGGCTGTGGCGATCGGCTGCGGGTGCTGATCGTCGCGCGGTCGGACTTCTACACCCACTGCTCCCGGCACCCCCACCTGGTCGCCGCCCTGCGCGCGGGCAGCCATCTGCCCATCGGCCCGCCGACCGGTGACGAACTGCACGCCGCCATTGTCGGCCCGGCCCGTCTCGCCGGACTTACCGTCGAATCCGCGCTGGTCGGTGCCCTGCGGACCGACACCGCCGACCAACCCGGCGCCCTCGCCCTGCTGGCCCACGCGCTTCGCGAAACGTGTCTGCGCCGCACCGGCGACCGACTGAGCCTGGCCGACTACCACGCCACCGGCGGAGTGCGCGGCGCCGTGGCCCAGAGCGCCGAACTGCTGTACGCGCGACGCGGCCCCGCCGAACAGCGCCTCATGCGCGCCCTGTTCCTGCGGCTGACCGCCCTCGGCGACGGTACGGACGACACCCGCCGCCGGATCGACCGGCACGAACTGGAAGGGCTCGCCGCCCCGGCCGACCTCGACCGGCTGCTGGACGAACTCGCCCGCGCCCGGCTGGTGGTGCTGGGCAGCAGCGGCCATGCCACCACCCATACCACCCATGACGCCCAGGCCACCGGCGACGCCCGCACCGCCCCCACCGCCCGCACCGTCGACATCGCCCACGAGGCCGTGATCGCCGCCTGGCCGCGGCTGCGGCGCTGGCTGCTCGACGGCCGTGACGCGCTGCGCGTCCACCGCCGGGTCACCCAGGCCGCCGACCTCTGGCACGAGTCCGGCCAGGACCGCAGCACCCTGTACCGGGGCGGACAACTCGGCGCGGCCCTCACCTGGGCCCGCGAACACCCCGGCGACCTCAACGAACAGGAGACGGCGTTCCTCGCCGCCGGCCGCTCCGCGCACCGCCGCCGCCGCTGGGCCGCCCGCGCCCTGGTCGCCGTGGTGACCGCGCTCGCCCTGCTCGCCACCCTCCAGGCGGTGCTCGCCGAGCGCAGCGCACGGGAGGCGACCCGGCAGCGCGACCTCGCCCTCTCCCAGAGTGTCGCGGCACAGGCGTCCGCGCTGCGCGCCACCGACCCGGCGCTCTCCGCCCGACTGGGTCTGGCCGCCTACCGCGTGGCCCCCACCGTCGCGGCCCGCTCCACCCTGCTCAGCGGCTTCGCCGCACCGTACGCGACCCGGCTGACCGGTCACAGGGACCATGTGAACTCCGTGGCGTTCGCCCCCGCGGGACCGGGTGGTCCCGGCGGCACCCTGGCGGCGACCGCGTCCCGGGACCGCACGGCCGTCCTGTGGGACACCCGCGACCCGCACCGCCCGCACCGGCTCGGCACCCTGCGCGGGCACACCGCGAATGTCACCTCCGCGGTGTTCACCCCGGACGGCAACGGCCTGGCCACCACCGGCTGGGACGAGCGCACGCTGCTGTGGGACGTCACCCGGCCCGCCGCGCCCCGGGTCCGCGCGGAGCTGACAGGCCACACCGACGACGTGAACACCGCGGCGTTCTCTCCCGACGGCCGACTGCTCGCCACCGGCAGTACCGACAACACCGTGCGCGTGTGGGACCTGGAAGACCTGGAGGTATCGGCGGTATCGGAAGAATCAGAGAAACTAGATAAATCGGGGAAACCGGAGGAATGGGGAGACCCGGCCCGCACCGCACGACCCCGTCCCCTCGCCACGCTACGAGGCCACCGCGACACCGTCGTCTCCGCCGCGTTCGCCCCCGACGGCCACACGCTCGCGACCGGCGACTGGAAGGGAGGGGTACGCCTGTGGGACCTCTCCCGGCCCGCCGCGCCCCGGGCCCTCGCCGAGCTGCCCCCGGTCGGCGGCCCGGTGCGAGCAACCTTCGCCCCGGCCGGGAACCTCCTCGTCACAGCCGGGCAGGACCGCACCGTACGGCTCTGGGATCTCACCGACCCCCGGCACCCACGCCGCACCGCCGCCCTCGGCGGCCACACCGACACCGTGCGGGACCTGCGGGTGAGCCCCGACGGCACCCGTCTCGCCACGGTCGCCGCCGACCGCACCGTACGGCTCTGGCCGCTCCGGGACGGACGGGTCACCGGCGAGCCCAGGGTGCTGACCGGGCACACCAACGCGGTCGTCGCCGCGGACTTCAGCCCGGACGGCCGGTTCCTGGCCACGGCGAGCGACGACCGCACCGCCCGCGTCTGGGACCTCGCCAGCCTCGGCCTCACCGGGCACACCGACGCCGTGTACGGCGTGGCCCTGCACCCCGGCGGCAGGCTCGCCGCCACGGGGAGCTTCGACCGCACGGTCCGCCTCTGGTCCGTCACCGCCCCCGGCGACCACCGCCCCGGCGCCCGCCTCACCGGCCACGGCTCCGCCGTGAACGACGTGGCCTTCAACCGCACCGGCACCCTGCTGGCCTCGGCCTCCGCCGACCACACGGTACGGCTCTGGCACGCCACCGACCCCGCCCGGCCCCGCCCGGCCACCGTTCTGCGCGAGCACACCGACGCCGTCAACACCGCCGCCTTCGACAGCCAGGGGCGCGGCACCCTGCTGCTCACCGGCGGCACCGACCGCGCGGCCCGCCTCTGGGACACCGCCAACCCCGCCCATCCGCGCCTGCTGTCCCGGCTCACCGGCCACACCGACGGCATCGACGCCGCCCTGCTGCGCGGACCGCTCGCGGTCACCGCCTCGGCCGATCGCACCGTACGCCTGTGGGACGTGACCGATCCGGCCCGCCCGCGCCCCACGGCGGTGCTGCGCGCGCACGCCGACGCCGTGAAGTCGATCGCCCTCAGCCCGGACGGCCGCCACCTGGCCACCGCCTCGGCCGACGGAACCATCCGCCTGTGGGACCTCGGCGACCGGGCGCACCCCCGCCCGCCGCGCACACTCACCGGGCACACCGACACCGTCCACGCCGTGGCCTTCAGCGCGGACGGCCACCGGCTCGCCTCCGCCGGGGCCGACCACGCCGTACGGGTCTGGTCCCTGCGTACCGGCTCCGACCCACGCCCCTACGCCACCCTGACCGGCCACCGCGACACGGTCTACGCCCTCGCCTTCGCCGCCCGGGGCGACACCCTGCTCACCGGTGGCCAGGACGGGGTGGCGCTGCTGTGGACGCTGGACACGGGGGAGGCGTCCCGCTGGGTGTGCGAGACGGCGGTCGCCACGCAGCAGGAGAAGCAGGGGGTATGGCGCACCCATCTGCCGGAGACCGCCGTCCGTGCTCTGTGCTGA
- a CDS encoding Kelch repeat-containing protein, whose protein sequence is MSLSRRSALGALAGLSITAVGLAAPRTSARAMGAAADGQDHWRAGTPMPQARAEVGAAALDGRLYVVGGTLQRDDAAPVWASDVVTSYDPRTDRWSSHAPLPRPLTHVGVAALDGRLYAFGGFTDAVHLNPQPVAYAYHPAGDRWSRLPDMPEKLGSVAVAAVDDRLHLIGGRASTSVVTIPDPPISLGYGTVNSHLVYDPRRCRWTTAQPLPGAARDHAGVAVLGRDIHVFGGRTADVTDNLARHDVYRTGTGRWGTAAPLPAPRSAGAAVVLDGRIVYAGGECGSDGGTFGDVTVYDPESDNWSAGSPLPRSRHGFGAGAVRGRAYFAAGAPTCGGGASKELLELRLR, encoded by the coding sequence ATGTCTCTTTCGCGACGAAGCGCCCTGGGCGCACTGGCGGGACTCTCGATCACCGCCGTCGGTCTGGCCGCGCCCCGCACCAGCGCGCGGGCCATGGGGGCCGCTGCCGATGGCCAGGACCATTGGCGGGCCGGAACACCGATGCCGCAGGCCCGCGCCGAGGTCGGGGCCGCCGCGCTCGACGGCCGCCTGTATGTCGTCGGCGGCACCCTCCAGCGTGACGACGCGGCACCGGTGTGGGCATCGGACGTGGTGACCAGCTACGACCCGCGCACTGACCGGTGGTCGTCACACGCGCCGCTGCCGCGCCCGCTCACCCACGTCGGGGTGGCCGCCCTCGACGGAAGGCTGTACGCCTTCGGCGGGTTCACCGACGCGGTGCACCTGAACCCGCAACCGGTGGCCTATGCCTACCACCCGGCCGGGGACCGGTGGAGCCGGTTGCCCGACATGCCCGAGAAGCTCGGATCGGTCGCCGTCGCCGCCGTGGACGACAGGCTTCACCTCATCGGCGGGCGTGCGTCGACGTCGGTCGTCACGATTCCGGACCCCCCGATCTCCCTGGGATACGGCACGGTGAACAGCCACCTCGTGTATGACCCGCGGCGGTGCCGATGGACCACCGCGCAGCCGCTGCCCGGCGCGGCCCGCGATCACGCGGGCGTCGCGGTCCTCGGCCGCGACATCCATGTGTTCGGCGGCAGGACGGCCGACGTGACCGACAACCTGGCCCGCCACGACGTGTACCGCACCGGCACGGGCCGCTGGGGCACGGCGGCGCCGCTCCCGGCCCCCCGGTCGGCCGGGGCCGCGGTCGTCCTCGACGGCCGGATCGTCTACGCCGGAGGCGAATGCGGCTCCGACGGAGGCACCTTCGGTGACGTGACTGTCTACGACCCCGAGTCCGACAACTGGTCCGCCGGGAGCCCCCTGCCCCGGAGCCGGCACGGATTCGGCGCCGGTGCGGTGCGCGGCCGTGCCTATTTCGCCGCGGGCGCTCCCACCTGCGGTGGCGGCGCCTCGAAGGAGCTGCTGGAGCTGCGTCTGAGGTAG
- a CDS encoding LysR family transcriptional regulator — MELRTLRYFVAVAEELHFGRAAARLHMSQPPLSRAIKQLESGLGTPLLRRSAAGVTLTPAGATLLTEARTLLARADRIRVRVAAAAGTAVLTVGLLGDSTDRGAQRLAAAYRLRHPDVEVRIRETDLTDPTCGLRAGLVDVALTRAPFDETGLTVHKLRADPVGAVLRADDPLARRDHLELADLAARRWFRFPDGTDPLWLSYWNGGEPREGPVVRGVQECVQAVLWNGTVGMAPLGHELSGELAVVPLTDMEPSLVVAAWNEGDANPLIRPFVRLATAAYRH; from the coding sequence ATGGAGCTGCGCACCCTGCGGTACTTCGTGGCCGTGGCCGAGGAACTCCATTTCGGCCGGGCCGCCGCCCGGCTGCATATGAGTCAGCCTCCCCTCAGCCGGGCGATCAAGCAGTTGGAGTCCGGCCTCGGTACCCCATTGCTCCGCCGCTCCGCAGCAGGCGTGACGCTCACCCCCGCCGGGGCGACGCTCCTGACCGAGGCGCGTACCCTGCTCGCCCGGGCCGATCGGATACGGGTACGGGTGGCCGCGGCGGCGGGCACCGCGGTCCTCACCGTCGGACTGCTGGGCGACAGCACCGACCGGGGTGCCCAGCGGCTGGCCGCCGCGTACCGCCTGCGCCACCCGGACGTCGAGGTCCGCATCCGTGAGACCGACCTCACCGACCCGACCTGCGGGCTGCGGGCGGGACTGGTCGACGTCGCCCTGACCCGCGCACCGTTCGACGAGACCGGCCTGACGGTGCACAAGCTGCGTGCCGACCCGGTGGGCGCGGTGCTGCGCGCCGACGACCCGCTGGCCCGCCGCGACCATCTGGAACTGGCCGACCTGGCGGCCCGGCGCTGGTTCCGGTTCCCGGACGGCACCGACCCGCTCTGGCTCTCGTACTGGAACGGCGGCGAGCCCCGTGAGGGCCCGGTGGTGCGCGGCGTCCAGGAGTGCGTGCAGGCCGTGCTGTGGAACGGCACGGTCGGCATGGCCCCGCTCGGGCACGAGCTGTCCGGGGAGCTGGCCGTGGTCCCGTTGACCGACATGGAGCCGAGCCTGGTGGTGGCGGCGTGGAACGAGGGTGACGCGAACCCGTTGATCCGGCCGTTCGTACGGCTCGCGACGGCCGCCTACCGGCACTGA